One window from the genome of Marinobacter sp. LV10R510-11A encodes:
- the rpmD gene encoding 50S ribosomal protein L30, whose product MANAKTIKVTLTRSPIGCQPKHKLCVKGLGLRKIGHTVEVEDTPSMRGMINRVNYLVRVEES is encoded by the coding sequence ATGGCGAACGCAAAAACGATCAAAGTAACTCTGACCCGCAGCCCTATCGGCTGCCAGCCTAAGCACAAGCTTTGTGTGAAGGGCTTGGGTCTTCGTAAAATCGGTCATACCGTTGAAGTAGAAGATACACCTTCTATGCGCGGTATGATCAACCGGGTGAACTACCTGGTTCGGGTTGAGG
- the rpsE gene encoding 30S ribosomal protein S5: MSVNDQKAPELQEKLVQVNRVAKVVKGGRVFAFTALSVVGDGKGRVGFGRGKAREVPVAIQKSMEAARKNMVDVPLDGTTLQYAVRAQHGGSKVYMQPASDGTGIIAGGAMRAVLEVAGVQNVLSKCYGSTNPANVVRSTIKGLQATQAPEDIAAKRGKSVEDILGC; this comes from the coding sequence ATGAGCGTTAACGATCAGAAGGCGCCTGAGCTCCAGGAGAAGCTGGTTCAGGTTAATCGCGTCGCCAAAGTGGTCAAGGGTGGTCGCGTTTTCGCGTTCACCGCACTGAGCGTTGTTGGTGACGGAAAAGGACGCGTTGGCTTTGGCCGTGGCAAGGCACGTGAAGTGCCGGTCGCTATCCAGAAGTCAATGGAAGCTGCACGTAAGAACATGGTAGATGTGCCTCTCGACGGCACTACCCTGCAGTATGCAGTGCGAGCCCAGCATGGTGGTTCCAAGGTGTACATGCAGCCGGCTTCTGACGGTACAGGTATCATCGCCGGTGGTGCGATGCGTGCAGTACTTGAAGTTGCAGGTGTTCAGAACGTACTGTCCAAGTGTTATGGGTCTACCAACCCGGCGAACGTAGTACGTTCCACTATCAAGGGTCTCCAGGCAACGCAGGCGCCTGAAGATATTGCAGCCAAGCGCGGTAAATCCGTCGAAGACATTCTGGGTTGTTGA
- the rplR gene encoding 50S ribosomal protein L18, which yields MSANNERLRRARKVRMKIRELGTTRLCVHRTPRHMYAQVTTADGSQVIATASTLDKELRQGATGNVDAAKKVGQLIAERAKAAGVEQVAFDRSGYRYHGRVQALADAAREAGLQF from the coding sequence ATGAGCGCGAATAACGAAAGATTGCGTCGCGCACGCAAAGTGCGCATGAAGATCCGTGAACTGGGTACGACACGTTTGTGCGTTCACCGCACCCCGCGTCATATGTACGCCCAGGTTACGACCGCAGATGGCAGCCAAGTTATAGCCACTGCCTCCACGTTGGATAAGGAATTGCGCCAGGGTGCAACCGGTAACGTGGACGCCGCGAAAAAGGTCGGTCAGCTGATTGCTGAGCGCGCCAAGGCGGCAGGTGTTGAGCAGGTCGCTTTCGACCGCTCCGGTTACCGTTATCACGGTCGTGTGCAGGCTTTGGCCGACGCAGCCCGTGAAGCTGGCTTGCAATTCTAA
- the rplF gene encoding 50S ribosomal protein L6: MSRVANNPVVLPSGVEVKLNGQEISVKGSKGALEFSIHQTVEVKQEDSILRFAARDGAQQSRALAGTTRALVSNMVTGVSAGFERKLQLIGVGYRAQAQGKKLNLTLGFSHPVAYELPEGITVETPSNTEVVIRGIDKQQVGHVAAEIRAFRPPEPYKGKGVRYAGEQVRRKEAKKK; encoded by the coding sequence ATGTCCAGGGTTGCCAATAATCCTGTCGTGCTGCCTTCCGGTGTTGAGGTTAAGCTGAACGGACAGGAAATTAGTGTAAAGGGCTCCAAAGGAGCACTTGAGTTTTCAATTCACCAGACGGTGGAAGTAAAGCAGGAAGACAGCATTCTTCGCTTTGCTGCCCGTGATGGTGCCCAACAGTCCCGCGCTCTTGCTGGCACAACCCGCGCGCTGGTCAGCAACATGGTGACCGGTGTGTCCGCAGGCTTCGAGCGTAAGCTCCAGCTGATCGGTGTAGGTTACCGGGCCCAGGCGCAAGGTAAGAAGCTCAATCTGACACTGGGTTTTTCTCACCCAGTAGCGTACGAGCTGCCCGAGGGGATTACCGTTGAAACTCCGTCCAATACGGAAGTTGTCATTCGCGGTATCGATAAGCAACAGGTTGGCCACGTCGCTGCAGAAATCCGCGCGTTTCGTCCGCCCGAGCCTTACAAAGGCAAAGGTGTGCGGTATGCGGGTGAGCAGGTAAGACGTAAAGAAGCCAAGAAGAAATAA
- the rpsH gene encoding 30S ribosomal protein S8 gives MSMQDTLADMVTRIRNAQMASKTDVTMPSSKMKISVAQVLKDEGYVGDFSVSAEVKPELTINLKYFGGKPVIEKIKRVSRPSLRQYKGTGELPKVSGGLGVAIVSTSKGVMTDRAARAAGVGGEVICTVF, from the coding sequence ATGAGTATGCAAGATACGCTTGCGGATATGGTAACCCGTATTCGCAACGCCCAGATGGCATCAAAGACAGACGTTACGATGCCGTCTTCAAAGATGAAGATCTCCGTGGCCCAAGTCCTGAAGGACGAAGGTTACGTTGGCGATTTTTCCGTTTCAGCCGAGGTAAAACCCGAGCTGACGATCAACCTCAAGTACTTTGGCGGCAAGCCGGTTATTGAGAAGATCAAGCGGGTTAGCCGTCCAAGTCTGCGCCAGTATAAGGGCACCGGGGAACTGCCGAAAGTATCCGGTGGTTTAGGAGTCGCGATTGTCTCTACGTCTAAGGGCGTAATGACAGACCGCGCCGCACGAGCTGCCGGCGTGGGTGGCGAAGTCATCTGCACCGTATTCTAG